TTCTACACCGTGGCGAAGACGACCGGGAGCGCCGCCCGGGTCATCGGTCCCCGCGGTGAGGAGACACCGATCGCGCGGCGCGGCGCCGCGACGATCAACGAGCAGGTCGACGTCGTCGCCGCCCACGTCCACGACGACGTGGAGGCCCTCGTCATCGAGTGCATGGCGGTGCGGCCGCTCTACCAGCAGTACTCCCAGGAGTTCATGGTCCAGTCCGACGTCACCGTCATCACGAACGTGCGCGAGGACCACCAGGAGGAGATGGGGGAGACGCTCGAGGAGATCGCCGACAGCATGTCCGTGACGATCCCCCGCAACGGGGTCCTCATCACGGCCGAGGACCGTCCCCACCTGCGGGAGCGGCTGCGTCGCAACGCCGAGGCGCGTGGCTCCCGGCTCGTGTACGCCGACCCCGAGCAGGTCGCGGACGAGGACATGCGGGGTTTCGACTACCTGCAGTTCAAGTCCAACGTGGCCGTCGGGCTCACCCTCGCGCGCCTGCTCGGGATAGGACGCGACACGGCGCTGCGCGGCATGTGGAAGTCGGTCCCCGACGTCGGGGTCGTGCGGTTGCGGACGTACCCGGTCGGCGACGCGCAGCTGCTGTGGGTGCCGATGTTCGCCGCCAACGACCGCGAGAGCGTCGTCCTCACCTTCGAGACGCTGCGTCCCCAGTTCCCCCCCGGTGCCCCTGTCATCGGCATCCTCAACAACCGTCGCGACCGGGGCCGTCGGGCCGAGCTCTTCGCGACCATGGTGCCGACCGACCTCGCCGACCACCTCGACCACGTCGTCACCTTCGGCGCCTACGAGGAGACCGTGCAGCAGCGGATCGTCGACGGGGGCTACCCGGCCGACCGGGTCCACCTCCTGGGCGAGACCGTGCAACCGACGCTCGAGAAGATCCTCACGACCATCGAGGGACTGGCCGTGGACGGCAGGGCGGTCCTCGTCGGAATGGTCAACATCCACACCGACCAGGCGGAGCTCCTCATCCACCACTTCGAGCAGCTGCGCGGCTCGCACGGGTCCGACGAGCTGGACGAGTCCCGCGACCCCGCGCGGATGCCGTTGGGTCACGTCCGGCTGCGGGGCGTGGCCGCCCGTGGGCGCGGCGGAGGGGGGCCGGGGGCGTGACGGAGTACCTCTTCCGACCGGAGGTCGTCCGGGTCGCCCTCGTCGTCGGCGTCGTCGTCAGCGTGCTGTTCTACGAGCGCGTCCAGCTGACGACGGGCGGCGCGGTGGTGCCCGCCTACCTCGCCATCAGCCTGCCCGCGCCGCTGCACGTCCTCAGCACGCTGCTGGCGGGCTTCGGGGCGTACCTCCTGGTGAGCGTCGTCCTCAGCAGGAGGCTGATCGTGTACGGGCGGCGCAAGTTCGAGCTGGAGGTGCTCGCGGGACTCGTGCTCGTCGCGCTGCTGAGCTCGGCGGCGGCGCTGCTCGACGACGTCGACCCCGCCCTCGCGGGCGTCGCGGCCCTCGGCTACCTCGTGCCCGGGGTCATCGCGCACGACATGTCGCGGCAGCGGCCCGGGAGGACGCTGTTCGCCGTCGCGGTCACGACCGTCGTGCTCGGCGCCGTCGTCTACCTCTACGCGTCGCTGCTCGCCATCTCGCCGCTGCGCGACGAGCCGCTCGACGACCTCGCGGCGCTCACCGCCTACCCGCCGGAGCTGACGCTGCCGGCCGCCTTCGCCTCGGTCGCCGTCGGCATGCTCGTCTTCAGCCGGCTCGGCCTGCGCTCGGGCGGCTTCATCTCGGGCGCCTACCTCGCCATGGTGGCACCGCGCTGGGGCGACATCGTCTTCGCCCTCGCCGCCGCCGTCGTGACGTGGGCCCTCGTCGTCCACGTCATCATGCCGCGGCTCCTCGTCTTCGGTCGGCGCAAGCTCAGCACGATGGTGCTGGTGGGCGCCCTCGTCGCGTGGACGGGAGAGGTCCTCGTCGCGACCCTGACGGCCGGCGACCACGTGCCGTGGCGCGGACTCCCGATCATGGCGCTCATGGTCCCCGCCCTGCTCGCGAACGACGCCCAGCGGCAGGGCTGGGAGCGGACCCTGTGGGGGGCGGGGCTCACGACCGTCGGCGTGCTCGGCCTCGTGTGGCTGTCGGCCGGCGTGGCACGGCTCCTCGGCTGGTTGTGACCCGGTGGGGCGACGGTCGAGCCGACCGTCAGCGGGTGTCGTGCACGGCCATGACGGCCCGGACCGCGGCGTACTCCGGTGACACCTCTCCCTCGACGTCCCCGGCCACGGCACGCACGGCACCGTCCACCAGGCGCACGCCGGTAGGCCGCCCTGCTCCCTGGCCCACTGGCTGGACGGCGGCCGCGAGCCGGCCGACCGCACGCCCGAGCTGCCCGGTGGGCAGGTGCCCCGCGTCGGTGGCGAGCGTGAGCCGCGCCAGGTCGCCGTCCCGCTCGAGCGTCACCGTCGGCACGGCGTCCCCGCTGTGGTGGAGGAGAGCGAGCATGACGTGGGACAACGCACGCTCGAGCGCGAGCACGTCGCCGTCGACCTCCGTGCCGTGGAGCGCGGGATCGGTCTCGAGCCTCAGGTCGGCCCCGGTGGCGGCCCGCGTCCCCTGCACGGTGCGCCGGACGGTGCGCACGAGGTCGACCCGACCCCGCACCGCCGGGGTCGTGGCGACGGGTGCTGCGGCCATGTCCTCGTGCACGGCGGACGCCGCGCGCACGAGCCGGTCCGCGCGCGCCGACGCCGTGGCCGCCAGACGCTGGAGCCGGGGGTCCTCGCTGCGGTCCGCCGCGCCGCTCAGCAGGCGGACCGCCTCGTGGGTCGGGGGCACCTCGGCGAGGACGGCCACCACTTCGTCGCGGAGGGCGTCCAGACGCGAGCGCGTGATGCGGTGCTCGAGCTCCTGGACGACCAGGGCGGACAGCTCGCGCAGGCTCCGCATCTCCTCCTCCGACCAGTGGCGTGCCGAGCGGTCGACGACGCACAGGTTGCCGAGCACGTACCCGTCCTCGGTGGTGAGCGGATACCCGGCGTAGGCCGCGTAGTCGAGGTCCCGGAAGCGGTCGTTGTCGCGGACGAGCGGGTCGGTCGCCATGTCCTCGATCACCAGCTCGTCACCGGTCGCGACGGAGAACGCGCACACCGAGTCCTCGAGGGCGAGCGTCCGGCGCTCGCCCCCGCCGTCGAGGGCCACGGCGCCGGGCATGACCTGGCGGTCGTGCCCCACGAGGGAGACGTAGGAGACCGGGGCGTCGAGCAGCGTCGCCGCGAGGCGGGCGAAGCGGTCGAAGACCTCGTCGGAGCGGCCGTCGGCGACACCGGTGCGGCGCAGCACCTCCAGTCGTCCCGGATCGGCGGTGACGGGCAGCGCACCCGTCTCGGACATCTGCGTGGTGGACGACATCTCCTGCTTCCCGTACCGGCTGCATGTCCCCGACCCCAGCACCCTAGGGCGGTCGCGCTGCCGCGCCGAGCTCAGGGGCGGCGGACGGCCCGGAAGGCGGTGGCGTACAGCCCGGTCCCGCTCAGCGTCGAGCGCCCCCCGACGTCCCCCAACGTCGGGCCGTCGACGGTCTTCCGGCTCGACACGAAGCGCGGAGCGCCGGCGCTATCCGTGCCGAGGTGGATGCCGACGTGGTCCACGCGCGTGCCGTCGTCCGTGCTCGCGTCGAAGAAGACGAGGTCCCCGGGGCGCAGCCCCGACACCGGCGCGCGGGCTCCCGTGTCGGCCGCGACCACGACCCCGGGGCCCGACGCCAGCATCTCGAAGGAGCGCCTCGGCAGCCGCTGACCGTCGGGGCGCAGGGACAGGGGCAGGCCCGACCGGACGCCGAGGACCATGCGGACGAAGCCGGAGCAGTCCATGGCGCCGAGCTGCGCCGGCTCGGGCGCGTCGGTCGTGCCGTCGGGGTACGTCCAGATCTCGCCCAGGAAGTCGTTGGCGTCGGAGCCCTCCTGCCTCGCACCGTCGACGAGCGGGCCGTACGACGCGTCACCGGCGACACGTCGACCGGTGTCGTCGACCACGTCGGGGGCGCCGGTCACGTACTGCACGGCGACCGCGAGGACGTCCGGTGTGCGGTCCTGCAGCGCGACGCCCAGCCACGACCAGTTGATGCTGCCCGAGAAGGGGGCCGGCAGCAGACGGACCCAGGTCGTCGACGTCACCATGGCGGTGGTCGTGCTCTCGGCGAACGAGCGGGCGGGCCCGCGGACGCCGACCGTCCGGGCGCCGCGCGTGAAGGTCGCGACGACGCCGCGGTCGTCACGCACGGTCGTGACCGCCGGCGTGCCGGAGGTCCAGACCCGCAGCGTGCCCGTGGTGCCGGGCAGCTGACGCGGCGCCGCGGCCTTGGCGGTGAGGTGCGCGTGCGAGGGCGGACCGGGCACGACCAGCAGACCGGCGACGAGGGCGAGCAGCAGGGCGAGGACGACGCCGGAGCGGCGCGCGGCGATGGGCACGGGACCTCCAGGGGGACACGACATACCCTCCGTGCCTCGGCGCGCGGGCGTGCCCGGGCGAGCCCGTGCCGTGGCGACCACACCGGTGCCACGGGGCTGGACGGCAGCCCTCACGGGCCGTGACGGCACCGTCCTGCGACTCGCCGACCGGGCGAGGCGCACGTCGTGCGGACGGTCGAGCCCGTCACCGGCAGGAGCGTCCCGGTGCGGGACCGCGCTCACAGCCGCCCGGCGTCGACCACCCGTCGGAGGAACTGCTGGGTGCGGGGCTGCGTGGGCTCCCCGAGCACCTGGGCCGGCGGCCCTTCCTCGCACACCCGGCCGCCGTCGAGGAAGACCACGTGGTCGGCGACCCGGCGGGCGAACCCCATCTCGTGGGTGGCCATGAGGATCGTCGCGCCGCCCTCGGCGAGCTCGCGGACCAGGGCGAGGACCTCGCCGACGAGCTCGGGGTCGAGCGCGGACGTCACCTCGTCGAGGAGCAGGACCCGCGGCTCGACGGCGACGGCGCGGGCGATCGCAGCCCGCTGCTGCTGGCCGCCGGAGAGCCGGTCGGGGTACGCGTCCGCCTTGTCGGCGAGACCGACCCGCTCGAGCAGCTCGAGGGCCCTGGCGTCCGCCTCCCCGGCGGGTACGCCGTGGACGACCCGCGGGGCGAGGGTGATGTTCTGCCGCACCGTCATGTGCGGGAACAGGTTGAAGGCCTGGAAGACGACGCCGAAGCGCGAGCGGACGCGGTCGGCGTCGACACCGGGGTCGGTGATGTCGTCGCCGTCGAGGAGGACCTGCCCGTCGGTCACCTCCTCCAGCAGGGCCGCGCACCGCAGCAGCGTCGACTTGCCGGAGCCGGAGGAGCCGATGAGGGCGACGACCTCGTGCTCGGCGACGGTGAGGTCGACCCCGTGCAGGACCGGGGTGTCGTCGTAGTGCTTGACGAGGCCCCGGACGTCGAGGACGACGTCACCGCGGACGGCGCCCTGCGGCAGCCACAGCGACCTGTCCGCGTCGGGTCGGTCCGCGGTGCGGCTCACAGCACGCCCCCCGCCTGCTCGCGGCGGGTCGCCCGCAGCGCCGCCCAGTCCGCCAGGCGCGCCGTCGGGACGCTCAGCAGGACGAACAGCAGGGCCGCGACGACGTACGGGGTGAAGTTGAAGGAGTCGAGCGCACCGATCTGCGCCGCGCGGACGGCGTCGACGGCGCCGAGGACGGAGATGAGGCCGACGTCCTTCTGCATCGCGACGAAGTCGTTGAGCAGCGGCGGCGTCACCCGGCGCACGGCCTGGGGCAGGACCACGAGGCGCAGGGACTGGGCGTACGACAGGCCGAGCGAGCGGGCGCCGAGCCGCTGGCTCGGGTGCACCGTCTCGATGCCCGCGCGGAAGACCTCCGCGACGTACGCCGAGTACGTGAGGACGATCGCGGCCGCGCCGAGCACGACGGGGCTGATGCGGCCCTCGGTGAAGCGGAGGGCGGGGACCCCGAAGCCGACGAGGTACAGCAGGACGATGAGCGGGATGCCGCGGAACAGGTCGACGTAGGCGGTGGCGAGCAGCCGCACCGGCAGCCAGACGGGCCCGCGCAGCGTGCGCAGGACCGCCAGCAGCAGCGCGAGCGCGAGGGTCAGCACCGCGGCGACGGCGAGCACGCGGATGTTGAGCCAGAGCCCGCGCAGGATGCTCGGCAGCCACTCGCGCGCCACGGCCGGGTCGAAGAACGTCTCCTGCACCCGCGGCCAGCCGGGGGCGCTCGTCACCGACACGTACAGCAGCACCGCGAAGACGACGGTGCTCGCGAGCGACGTCAGCACCGAGCGGCGGGTCCGTGCGCGCCGCACCCGGGCCCGGTGCTGCTCGAGCGGGGTCAGGAGGAGCCGGTCGGCGCCTCCCGACCCCGCACGCGTGAGCGGGGGGACGCTCACCCCAGCTCGGGGGCCCCGGCGACGTCGGCGAGCCACTCCTCCTGCAGCGCGTCGAGCGTCCCGTCGGCCTCGAGGGCGTCGACGGCGCGGCTCACGCAGTCGGTGAGCGGGCTGCCGAGGTCGAGGACCATGCCGAACTGCTCGGGGTCCTCGCCCAGCTCGGGCAGCTGCCCGACGATCACGCCGTCGTCCAGCTGCACCGCCGTGACGAAGAAGGCCGTCGGCAGGTCGACGACGATCGCGTCGACCTGACCGTTCTGCAGGGCGGTGACCGCGTCCTCGTTGCTGTTGAAGACCTGCGGCTGCATCGTCGGCCCGATGAGCTCTTCGATGGCCTGCAGGCTCGTGGTGCCGACCTGCGCGCCGATGAGGACCTCGCCCAGCTCGCCGGTCGTCGTCGCGCCGTCGGCGGGGGAGCCGGCGGTCGTCACGACGGCCTGGCGGACGTCGTAGTACGGGCTGGAGAAGTCGACGGCCTGCCGGCGCTCCTCGGTGATGGAGAACTGGTTGATCGCGACGTCGAAGTCCTTGGGGCCGGGTGCGATCGCGGCCTCGAACGGCACGCGGACCCACTCCACGGCGTCGTCGGCGTAGCCGAGCCGCTCGGCGACGGCGTACGCGACGGCGGACTCGTAGCCCTGCTCGTTCGTCGGGTCGTTCTCGACCATCCACGGCTCGAAGGCCGGCTCGCTCGTCGCCATCGTGAGGGTGCCCTCGGTGAGGGTCTCGAGCGATGCGGGGTCGCAGCCCTCGATCGCG
The Aquipuribacter nitratireducens DNA segment above includes these coding regions:
- a CDS encoding NlpC/P60 family protein, which produces MPIAARRSGVVLALLLALVAGLLVVPGPPSHAHLTAKAAAPRQLPGTTGTLRVWTSGTPAVTTVRDDRGVVATFTRGARTVGVRGPARSFAESTTTAMVTSTTWVRLLPAPFSGSINWSWLGVALQDRTPDVLAVAVQYVTGAPDVVDDTGRRVAGDASYGPLVDGARQEGSDANDFLGEIWTYPDGTTDAPEPAQLGAMDCSGFVRMVLGVRSGLPLSLRPDGQRLPRRSFEMLASGPGVVVAADTGARAPVSGLRPGDLVFFDASTDDGTRVDHVGIHLGTDSAGAPRFVSSRKTVDGPTLGDVGGRSTLSGTGLYATAFRAVRRP
- a CDS encoding poly-gamma-glutamate biosynthesis protein PgsC/CapC: MTEYLFRPEVVRVALVVGVVVSVLFYERVQLTTGGAVVPAYLAISLPAPLHVLSTLLAGFGAYLLVSVVLSRRLIVYGRRKFELEVLAGLVLVALLSSAAALLDDVDPALAGVAALGYLVPGVIAHDMSRQRPGRTLFAVAVTTVVLGAVVYLYASLLAISPLRDEPLDDLAALTAYPPELTLPAAFASVAVGMLVFSRLGLRSGGFISGAYLAMVAPRWGDIVFALAAAVVTWALVVHVIMPRLLVFGRRKLSTMVLVGALVAWTGEVLVATLTAGDHVPWRGLPIMALMVPALLANDAQRQGWERTLWGAGLTTVGVLGLVWLSAGVARLLGWL
- a CDS encoding ABC transporter permease subunit, which produces MSVPPLTRAGSGGADRLLLTPLEQHRARVRRARTRRSVLTSLASTVVFAVLLYVSVTSAPGWPRVQETFFDPAVAREWLPSILRGLWLNIRVLAVAAVLTLALALLLAVLRTLRGPVWLPVRLLATAYVDLFRGIPLIVLLYLVGFGVPALRFTEGRISPVVLGAAAIVLTYSAYVAEVFRAGIETVHPSQRLGARSLGLSYAQSLRLVVLPQAVRRVTPPLLNDFVAMQKDVGLISVLGAVDAVRAAQIGALDSFNFTPYVVAALLFVLLSVPTARLADWAALRATRREQAGGVL
- a CDS encoding amino acid ABC transporter ATP-binding protein, whose protein sequence is MPQGAVRGDVVLDVRGLVKHYDDTPVLHGVDLTVAEHEVVALIGSSGSGKSTLLRCAALLEEVTDGQVLLDGDDITDPGVDADRVRSRFGVVFQAFNLFPHMTVRQNITLAPRVVHGVPAGEADARALELLERVGLADKADAYPDRLSGGQQQRAAIARAVAVEPRVLLLDEVTSALDPELVGEVLALVRELAEGGATILMATHEMGFARRVADHVVFLDGGRVCEEGPPAQVLGEPTQPRTQQFLRRVVDAGRL
- a CDS encoding ABC transporter substrate-binding protein; amino-acid sequence: MPRPLPSRTVRAAALLGATALVLAACADDTADEPAATGAPATMDAATDAATDTATDTATDAATDAAAGGAIEGCDPASLETLTEGTLTMATSEPAFEPWMVENDPTNEQGYESAVAYAVAERLGYADDAVEWVRVPFEAAIAPGPKDFDVAINQFSITEERRQAVDFSSPYYDVRQAVVTTAGSPADGATTTGELGEVLIGAQVGTTSLQAIEELIGPTMQPQVFNSNEDAVTALQNGQVDAIVVDLPTAFFVTAVQLDDGVIVGQLPELGEDPEQFGMVLDLGSPLTDCVSRAVDALEADGTLDALQEEWLADVAGAPELG
- a CDS encoding GAF domain-containing protein, which produces MSSTTQMSETGALPVTADPGRLEVLRRTGVADGRSDEVFDRFARLAATLLDAPVSYVSLVGHDRQVMPGAVALDGGGERRTLALEDSVCAFSVATGDELVIEDMATDPLVRDNDRFRDLDYAAYAGYPLTTEDGYVLGNLCVVDRSARHWSEEEMRSLRELSALVVQELEHRITRSRLDALRDEVVAVLAEVPPTHEAVRLLSGAADRSEDPRLQRLAATASARADRLVRAASAVHEDMAAAPVATTPAVRGRVDLVRTVRRTVQGTRAATGADLRLETDPALHGTEVDGDVLALERALSHVMLALLHHSGDAVPTVTLERDGDLARLTLATDAGHLPTGQLGRAVGRLAAAVQPVGQGAGRPTGVRLVDGAVRAVAGDVEGEVSPEYAAVRAVMAVHDTR
- the pgsB gene encoding poly-gamma-glutamate synthase PgsB; amino-acid sequence: MIADLDAIGLLLALAVGTFGYWRVSVSRHQQRLRQLDVRVHVNGIRGKSTVTRLVAGVLREGGFYTVAKTTGSAARVIGPRGEETPIARRGAATINEQVDVVAAHVHDDVEALVIECMAVRPLYQQYSQEFMVQSDVTVITNVREDHQEEMGETLEEIADSMSVTIPRNGVLITAEDRPHLRERLRRNAEARGSRLVYADPEQVADEDMRGFDYLQFKSNVAVGLTLARLLGIGRDTALRGMWKSVPDVGVVRLRTYPVGDAQLLWVPMFAANDRESVVLTFETLRPQFPPGAPVIGILNNRRDRGRRAELFATMVPTDLADHLDHVVTFGAYEETVQQRIVDGGYPADRVHLLGETVQPTLEKILTTIEGLAVDGRAVLVGMVNIHTDQAELLIHHFEQLRGSHGSDELDESRDPARMPLGHVRLRGVAARGRGGGGPGA